The following nucleotide sequence is from Fusobacterium varium.
ACCATATATTATCACTTGAGGAGTTAATTAGCCATTTTAAAAGTGTTGAAAGATCTTTAAAAGACAATGGAGTATATATCTTTGACATTGTAGATAGAGAGTTTATGAATGAGATGTTTCCAAATAATCTTTTTGTAGATGATAGAAAGGATCTGACTTGTATTTGGGAACATGAAATAGAGGAAGGAATAGATTATATAGATGCAACATATTTTATAAAAAATTCTAAGGGAAGTTTTGATAAGGTATGTGAAAGTTATGGTAAAAAAATATTCACTTCTGATGAAATGGAAAAGGCAATAGAAGAATCTAGATTAAAGTTAATAAAGATCATTGAAAATAATGAAATAGCAGGTCGTCGTAATGTGTATTTATTAAAAAAAATGGCTTAATATTGACCTGTATATATTGAAGAAAAGTCCATAAAAATAAAAAGTTGACGAATAGCGATAAAAATTATAAAATTATATAATGTTGATGGTGAATCATTAATGAAATGGATAACGAAAGATTTGATTAGATATCTTGCATTATTAGGACATTTGGGCTTTGTAATAATGGGAAATATACTTGTATGCATATTTATCTATAAATTAATAGAAAAATATTTTTTTAAAAGTACCATGCTTTTTATTTTTCTGTTGTTATTGGGAATAGTTAGTGGATTTTATAATGTATATAAGTTAATAATGAAAAAATAAGGCGGTATAAAGTTGGAGCAGATAAAAAGCATATTTAAAAGAGCTGGAATAGCAGCTGCAATTATATTGATCTATGGAATTGTAATTAAAAATGAGTATGTATATATAGGTATGTTTTCAGGGTCTGTAATGTCTATCATCATGTTTTATATGATATGTATGGATATAAAATCTATAGCAGCGTCAGAATCAGTTTCTCGTAAAAGAGGATTTATAGGATATGCAAAGAGATATTTAGTTTATGGAGTATATCTTGGAGCAATGGCAAAATTTTTTGGATTGCCAATGTTATTAAGTTCAGCAATAGGGTTATTAAATGTAAAAGTAATAATACTTTTAATGACTCTTTCTGAAAATATAGGGAGGCTTAGAGATAAGTTTCTTAGATAAAGAATGAAAGGAGGGTAAAAACAGATGAGATTAGGAGCAATAGAGTTCGTCGCCCCACCTCTAGTAGAAGGACCTAGAATTGTATTTTTTATTCCTTTGCCAGAAGCACTTCATAAGATACCTTTTGCAATGGAAATGGCTAATGGTCAATATGGACTACCTGTTTCAATAACAGTTGTAACAACTTGGTTTATTATTCTAGCACTCTTTCTTATATTTAAATGTGGGACTAAAAGGTTAGAACTTATACCTGGGAAACTTCAAATACTGTTAGAAAGTGTTTATGAATTTCTTGATGGAATTGTAGAGCAGATGCTTGGTTCATGGAAAAAGAAGTATTTTTCATATATATCAACACTTTTTCTATTTATATTTTTATCAAATATAGTGTCATTCTTCCCAATTCCTTGGTATTCAGTAGATGGAGGAGCAATTTCTTTTGCACCAGCTTTTAGAGCACCTACAGCTGATCTAAACACAACAGTTGGACTAGCACTATTGACAACATTTGCTTTCTTAAAGGCAAGTATTAAAACAAATGGTATTGGAGGCTACCTAAAAGGATTTGCACAACCTATACCTGTTATGCTACCTCTAAATATAATCGGAGAATTAGCAAAACCAGTAAACATATCTGTCAGACTTTTTGGTAATATGTTCGCTGGAGGAGTTATCATGGGACTTTTATATATGGCAGTACCATGGGGAATTCCAGCACCTTTACATCTGTACTTTGACCTATTCATGGGACTTGTACAAAGTTTTGTATTTATTATGTTAAGTATGGTATATATTCAAGGAGCTTTAGGCGACAGTGAGTATGTAGAAAATTAAAAAAGAAATTAAGAACTTTTAGGAGGTTATAAAATGAATGAAATGTTATTAGCAAAAACAATAGTATTAGCAGCGTCAGCAGTTGGTGCAGGATGTGCAATGATCGCAGGATTAGGACCAGGGATTGGAGAAGGTTATGCAGCAGGTAAAGCAGTAGAAGCAGTAGCTAGACAACCAGAAGCTAAAGGAAACATCATTTCAACAATGATCCTAGGACAAGCAGTATCAGAATCAACAGGGATTTACTCTCTAGTTATAGCTCTAATTCTACTTTATGCAAACCCTTTCATTGGAATGTTAGGATAATTTCTTTGAAAAAAAGAAATGAACTAATTATCATTTAGAAAGGAGGTAGGAAATTTGGCGACACAACTTATGCCAGTAGTATCGATTGACGTAAATATGTTCTGGCAAATAATAAACTTTTTTATACTTGTTTTTGTGTTTAATAAATGGTTTAAAAAACCTTTAGGTAAAATGATAGAAAGCAGAAAAGCAAAGATAACAAGCGACTTACAAGAAGCTACAGAAAATAAAAAGATAGCAGCAGAACTTCAGAAAGAAGCAGAAACTATTTTAAAAAATGCTAAATTTGAAGCTAATGAAATTTTAAAGAAAGCTGAACATAAAGCTGACGAAAGAAGAGAAGCTATTTTAAGTGAGGCTAAAGATCAAAGAGAAAAAATTCTTAAATCTGCAGAGCTTGAAGCTATAAAAATGAAAGCTGATGCAAGAAAAGATTTTGAAGAGGAAGTTAAAGATTTAGCAATCAAATTAGCTGAAAAATTAATACAACAAAAAATGGATTCAAAAATCGAGTCTACCTTAATAGATGAATTTATTGAAGA
It contains:
- a CDS encoding class I SAM-dependent methyltransferase yields the protein MYKVFSKIYDKFMEYSDYGAWEKVVESLIAEGKPDGKTLLDIGCGTGELLTRMAKNYQCHGMDLSEGMLKVADKKLRHRNVRLYLGDMVDFNTGFQYDIMVSLFDTVNHILSLEELISHFKSVERSLKDNGVYIFDIVDREFMNEMFPNNLFVDDRKDLTCIWEHEIEEGIDYIDATYFIKNSKGSFDKVCESYGKKIFTSDEMEKAIEESRLKLIKIIENNEIAGRRNVYLLKKMA
- a CDS encoding AtpZ/AtpI family protein; its protein translation is MKWITKDLIRYLALLGHLGFVIMGNILVCIFIYKLIEKYFFKSTMLFIFLLLLGIVSGFYNVYKLIMKK
- a CDS encoding ATPase; this translates as MEQIKSIFKRAGIAAAIILIYGIVIKNEYVYIGMFSGSVMSIIMFYMICMDIKSIAASESVSRKRGFIGYAKRYLVYGVYLGAMAKFFGLPMLLSSAIGLLNVKVIILLMTLSENIGRLRDKFLR
- the atpB gene encoding F0F1 ATP synthase subunit A translates to MRLGAIEFVAPPLVEGPRIVFFIPLPEALHKIPFAMEMANGQYGLPVSITVVTTWFIILALFLIFKCGTKRLELIPGKLQILLESVYEFLDGIVEQMLGSWKKKYFSYISTLFLFIFLSNIVSFFPIPWYSVDGGAISFAPAFRAPTADLNTTVGLALLTTFAFLKASIKTNGIGGYLKGFAQPIPVMLPLNIIGELAKPVNISVRLFGNMFAGGVIMGLLYMAVPWGIPAPLHLYFDLFMGLVQSFVFIMLSMVYIQGALGDSEYVEN
- the atpE gene encoding ATP synthase F0 subunit C; this translates as MNEMLLAKTIVLAASAVGAGCAMIAGLGPGIGEGYAAGKAVEAVARQPEAKGNIISTMILGQAVSESTGIYSLVIALILLYANPFIGMLG
- the atpF gene encoding F0F1 ATP synthase subunit B — translated: MATQLMPVVSIDVNMFWQIINFFILVFVFNKWFKKPLGKMIESRKAKITSDLQEATENKKIAAELQKEAETILKNAKFEANEILKKAEHKADERREAILSEAKDQREKILKSAELEAIKMKADARKDFEEEVKDLAIKLAEKLIQQKMDSKIESTLIDEFIEEVGEER